A single Natrinema pellirubrum DSM 15624 DNA region contains:
- a CDS encoding uracil-DNA glycosylase, which translates to MPASDSETDADDGSATGDDPAVPTERNVLEPDCARCPKLAESRECISWGTGPLEADVVVVGEAPGYGTPEADRWRGGNWTGKAYTSRHSGRRIRRMLERVGYGDDAYYTNAVKCFPADPDDPTTNREPTPEERANCRPHLLTELEEVDPTVVLATGKHATETVLTAESRDLEGFLDSVLEPVWCGRLGVWLVPILHPSYQDVWIGRLGYEPDEYLAAIAETLDDLCRGRDSGGGE; encoded by the coding sequence GTGCCCGCGTCCGATTCCGAGACCGACGCCGACGACGGTTCGGCGACCGGCGACGATCCCGCCGTTCCGACCGAGCGCAACGTCCTCGAGCCAGACTGTGCGCGCTGTCCGAAACTGGCCGAGAGCCGCGAGTGTATCTCGTGGGGGACCGGCCCGCTCGAGGCCGACGTCGTGGTCGTCGGCGAGGCTCCCGGCTACGGGACCCCCGAGGCGGACCGCTGGCGGGGCGGCAACTGGACCGGGAAGGCCTACACCTCGCGTCACTCCGGCCGCCGGATCCGGCGCATGCTCGAGCGAGTCGGCTACGGCGACGACGCCTACTACACGAACGCGGTGAAGTGTTTTCCAGCCGATCCGGACGACCCCACCACCAACCGCGAGCCGACGCCCGAGGAACGGGCGAACTGCCGGCCCCACCTGCTGACCGAACTCGAGGAGGTCGATCCGACGGTCGTCCTCGCGACCGGCAAACACGCGACGGAGACGGTACTGACGGCCGAGAGCCGTGACCTCGAGGGGTTTCTCGACAGCGTTCTCGAGCCGGTATGGTGTGGCCGCCTCGGCGTGTGGCTCGTACCGATCCTCCATCCCTCGTATCAGGACGTCTGGATCGGCCGGCTGGGATACGAGCCCGACGAGTATCTCGCGGCGATCGCCGAGACGCTCGACGACCTGTGTCGTGGCCGGGACAGCGGTGGCGGCGAGTAA
- a CDS encoding HIT family protein, producing MSTIFSQIVEGEIPARIVYEDETTIAFLDANPLAPGHTLVIPKDEYERLNDVPDDVAADLYETVHHMVPVVEDAVDADATTVAFNNGEEAGQEVPHVHCHIVPRFEGDGGGPIHAVAGDRPDLDDDELDDIAADIESSA from the coding sequence ATGAGTACGATCTTCAGCCAGATCGTGGAGGGGGAGATCCCCGCACGGATCGTGTACGAGGACGAGACGACGATCGCCTTCCTGGACGCCAATCCGCTCGCGCCGGGCCACACGCTCGTCATCCCGAAAGACGAGTACGAGCGGCTGAACGACGTCCCCGACGACGTCGCCGCGGACCTCTACGAGACCGTCCACCACATGGTCCCCGTCGTCGAGGACGCGGTCGACGCCGACGCGACCACCGTCGCGTTCAACAACGGCGAGGAGGCCGGCCAGGAAGTACCCCACGTCCACTGTCACATCGTCCCCCGGTTCGAGGGCGACGGCGGCGGCCCGATCCACGCCGTCGCGGGCGACCGCCCGGATCTCGACGACGACGAACTCGACGACATCGCTGCCGACATCGAGTCCAGCGCCTGA
- a CDS encoding A24 family peptidase, translating into MTLAGTVATGPDLLRLVAVPVFAWTAYRDIETRRVSSTVWIPLALLGAVLLLWDARLAWAAGGTVWSYDFLVPTAISLGLVVPIAYLFWWIGGFGGADAKALLVLAVLFPTFPEYALGTVTLPLEPTRIGAFSFTILTNAVLVAVALPVVLAIRNAAAGRIAPVMFVGWPVSWEQVPETHGRLLETPTGLSRGGLDLDALRMYLRWRGLSLAQLRDAPERYRDPATLPDEPNPPTDGAVTADVDLRGDGGALEGAETETAATAAADSQGAPAVDDPWGAEAFLDDIEGSAYGTTPEALRDGLEVLHENETVWISPGTPFLVPIFAGLVIALIYGDLLLGTLL; encoded by the coding sequence GTGACGCTTGCTGGTACCGTTGCGACCGGGCCGGACCTCCTTCGACTCGTCGCCGTCCCCGTCTTCGCCTGGACCGCCTACCGCGACATCGAGACCAGACGCGTCTCGAGTACCGTCTGGATCCCCCTCGCGCTCCTCGGGGCTGTCCTGCTGCTCTGGGACGCCCGACTGGCGTGGGCTGCCGGCGGGACCGTCTGGAGCTACGACTTCCTCGTCCCGACGGCGATCAGCCTGGGACTGGTCGTCCCCATCGCCTACCTGTTCTGGTGGATCGGCGGCTTCGGCGGGGCCGACGCGAAGGCCTTACTCGTCCTCGCGGTCCTGTTCCCGACCTTCCCCGAGTACGCGCTGGGGACGGTGACACTGCCGCTCGAGCCGACCCGGATCGGTGCCTTCTCGTTTACGATCCTGACCAACGCCGTCCTCGTCGCGGTCGCGCTCCCGGTCGTGCTGGCGATCCGCAACGCCGCCGCGGGCCGGATCGCCCCCGTGATGTTCGTCGGCTGGCCGGTCTCGTGGGAGCAGGTGCCGGAGACCCACGGCCGCCTGCTCGAGACGCCGACGGGGCTCTCGCGGGGCGGCCTCGACCTCGACGCCCTGCGGATGTACCTGCGCTGGCGGGGGCTCTCGCTGGCGCAGTTGCGCGATGCTCCCGAGCGGTACCGCGACCCCGCAACTCTCCCCGACGAGCCGAACCCGCCGACCGACGGCGCGGTGACTGCCGACGTCGATCTCCGGGGCGACGGCGGCGCGCTCGAGGGGGCCGAAACCGAGACGGCCGCGACCGCGGCGGCCGACTCGCAGGGAGCGCCCGCGGTCGACGATCCGTGGGGTGCCGAGGCGTTCCTCGACGACATCGAGGGGTCGGCCTACGGCACGACGCCCGAGGCGCTCCGGGACGGACTCGAGGTGCTACACGAAAATGAGACGGTCTGGATCTCGCCGGGGACGCCGTTCCTGGTGCCGATCTTCGCCGGGTTGGTGATCGCGCTGATCTACGGGGACCTGCTGCTTGGGACTCTACTCTAG